Genomic segment of Bacteroides intestinalis DSM 17393:
ATCTCCGGCTTACGGGGGTGTTGCCACGTATCGCTTTATGTTATTGTGCCGTTTCTTTCGTAGCTCTGTATGTCAAGCCTAAGTATATCGGCTGGATGATCGGTTTCCTTATTATCGGATATGCCGTCTTGCTCGGCATTGGCAATGGATATACCCTCGATAGTACAAATATCCTGGCAATTATAGACCGGAATGTATTGGGTGCAGACCACCTTTATCATAAAAGTCCGATAGATCCGGAAGGACTTACCAGCACCCTTGCAGCTATTGCTCATACATTGATTGGCTTTTGTTGCGGGAGGATCATACTGGCTAAGGAAGCTTTGGAACAGAAAACCCTGAAACTGTTTGTGGCAGGCTTTATTCTGATGGCATGCGGTTTTGTGCTGACGGAGGCTTTGCCATTGAATAAGCGTATCTGGTCGCCTACCTTCGTATTGGTTACTTGCGGACTGGCTGCCATGCTTCAGGCTGTACTTATTTACTTCATCGATATGAAAGAGAAGAAGAACTGGTGCCGCTTTTTTGAGGTATTCGGAGTCAACCCTTTGTTTCTCTATGTACTCAGTGAGGTGGCGGCTATTGTTATCGGTGCCACCGGAAGCAAACCGATTGTTTACGAAGGGATACATTCATTGATAACCGATCCTTATCTGGCATCTGCCGTTTACGCTCTTGCTTTCACGTTGCTGATGGGAGCATGCGGCTATCCATTGTATAAAAAGAAAATCTATATAAAAATATAACATGAAACGGACGATCTATACATACTGCTCCCTATTATTGGTAACTGCCTTGCTGCCGGGTACCACTTCGTGCACCGGACGTTGTGGAATGGATGATGAGTCGCGGTTATCCTATATCGACACCCGCGTCGGCACTGCCCCCAGTGCCACCCATACAGCCGGATTGTTCGGCAAAGATACCGAAGAATACGGGCAAACTCTTCCAGCAGTACTCGAACCCAACGGAATGAACTTCTGGACTGCGCAGACGCGTGATACGGAACAAAAATGTATAGCTCCCTATTATTATGCAGATTCCCTGCTGCAAGGTTTCCGTAACTCCCATTGGATTGTGGGCGGATGTACGCAGGATTACGGTTCTATGACCCTGATGCCCCTCTTCGGTACATTACGTTGTCAGCCGGAAGCACGTTCCACCCGTTTCTCGCATGCCGAGGAAATGGCGACTCCCGCCTATTATAGGGTTTCTCTACCGGATGAGAATATCTTTGCTGAAATGACGGGCCGTTCGCGTTCCGCTATCTTTCGTTTCACCTACGGAAAAGCAGGAAAAGGTTATTTGGTGGTGAATCCCAACAGTGATGAAGGTCAGGGATACATCTGCATCGATACCCTCAACAATCAGATCTACGGATACAATCCCGTTCACCGCATTTATCAGGGCTGGGGAAAACCGGCAGGGTATAACGGACATTTCATCGTTCAGCTGCAAAAGAAGCTGACGGGGTACGGTGTGTTCAGGGGAGATTCCCTGTCTCCAGGTGTCATCCGGATAGGTGATGCGGCCCAGATAGGTGCTTATGTAGAATTTAATGTAGCTGAAGGCGAAGAAGTGCTGGTAAAAGCTGCTTCCTCCTTTACCGACCGGGACGGTGTTTTGCAAAACCTGAAGGCTGAAATCCCTCATTGGGATTTCGGTCAGACTTGCACAGATTTGAGACAGATCTGGGAAAAACACCTCTCTGCCATTGATGTAGAAACCGAACAGCTTGCGGACAAGGAAATGTTTTACGGTGCTTTCTATCGTGCCTCTTTCTTGCCGCATACATTCAATGATGTAGATGGGCGTTATCCCTCTTTTGCAAATGGAACCCCGATACGGCAACTTCCTGAAGGAGAAACGTATTATGAAGATTACAGCATGTGGGATACCTACCGTGCCCTGCATCCAATGATAAATCTGCTTTTCCCGACCAAGGGCGGAGATATGATGCAATCTCTGGTGCATAAATATGAGCAAGGTGGGTGGCTACCCATTTTCCCTTGCTGGAATAGCTATACCGCCGCTATGATAGGCGATCATTGTATCTCCGCCATCAGTGATGCCTACTGTAAGGGCATTCGTAATTTCGATGTGGATAAGGCTTATGAAGGAATGCGTAAGAATGCTTTTGAAGTTCCTTCCAACCCAGATGAATATAAAAACGGTATGGGGCGCCGTGCCCTGGCTTCTTATCTGGAATATGGATATATTCCTCTTGAAGACGGTGTACCCGATGCATTCCACACGAAAGAACAAGTGTCGCGTACTCTGGAATATGCTTATGATGACTTTGCCCTTGCACAGATGGCGAAAGCTCTGGGTAAGACAGATGATTACCAGGCATTGATACAGCGTGCTGCCAATTATCGCAATGTGATTGATTCCCGTACCGGATATGCCCAGGGACGTCATGCCGATGGTACTTTCCTGAATGATGCCAATGCTTTCAATTTCGCCCGTTTCATTACTGAGGGCGCTCCTTGCCATTATACCTGGTATGTGCCGCAAGATCCGTACGGGTTGATGGATTGTATGGGAGGCAAGGATAAATATGTAGCCAAACTGGATTCCATGTTCAGCGAACAGCGTTACTGGCATGGAAATGAGCCCTGTCATCAGGTTGCTTATATGTTCAATTATGCAGGCGAGCCTTGGAAAACTCAACGTGCCGTCCGGCATATTATGGAAACGGAATATCTGAATGAACCGGGTGGACTTTCCGGTAATGACGATGCCGGACAGATGTCGGCCTGGTATATGTTTGCCGCTATGGGGTTCTATCCGGTATGTCCCGGTACCCCGTATTGTCTACTTGCCAGCCCCTCATTCCCCAGCTTTACGCTGAATCTTGAGAATGGAAATACATTCACCGTGAAAGCCCGTAATGCGTCGCAGAAGAATATTTATATCCAGTCGGCAACACTAAATGGAAAGCCTTATACACGGAATTATATTACCCATCAGGATATAGTGAATGGTGGTGTGATGGAGTTTGTAATGGGGGATGAACCGAATAAAGAGTGGGGAGCGGGAGCAGAAAACTGTCCGCCGGAAGTAATGTAGTTTAATTTAAGAAAGATATACTTATTATGAGAGTAAAAGCATTCTTGTTTGCCCTATGCTGTATCTTGCTGTTAGGGGCTTGCGGTACTCCGAAGACTGGAGGAACTGTTTACAATATTATGGATTACGGAGCCAAAGGTGACGGCGTGACCGATGACGCCGCTGCTATACAAACCGCTATCAACCAGTGTTCCAAGTCGGGTGGCGGAACGGTACTTGTTCCGGCGGGGCGTACTTTCATGTGCAGTCCTTTCCATCTTGCCTCGTTTGTAGAACTGCACCTGGAACCTAATTCCTGCCTGCTTGCCAATCCCGATGAGGCTGCCTATACCCTGAGCGCTTTCCGCGATAACCGTGGTGAAGGCATGATGTGGATTTATGGTCAAGACCTGAAAGAGGTATCTATCACCGGAACAGGAACTATAGACGGAAACGGTGTCTCCTTTATGGGCAAGGAACTGGAAGATTCTTACGAGCTGAAACCGGTGACCGACTTTGATCCCCGTCCGCATGTGCTGACGCTTATCAATATAGAGAAGACAGTGATTCGTGATGTAACCATCCGCAACAGTGCCTATTGGACGGTTCATCTCATTGGTTGCAACGATGCCTCCATTGATGGCATCTCTATTCTGAACAATCTGAAGATACGCAATGGCGACGGCATCGATGTAGACCATTCCAAGAATGTGCGCATTGCCAATTGCCATATAGAATCAGGTGATGACTGTATCTGCCTGAAGAACCGCCGCGAGTTTGAGGAGTACGGTTCGTGCGAAGACATTGTGGTAACTAACTGTACCATGGTCTCCCGTTCCTGTGCCATCAAGATCGGTTCGGAAAATATGGATAAGATTAATAACGTACTGTTCAATAACTGTATTATTAAGAATAGCAACCGCGGCATCGGTATTCAGAACCGGGATGAAGGAACGGTTACCAACGTAATTTTCTCTAATATGATTGTGGATTGCATGTTCTACTCGGATGTCTGGTGGGGAAAGGCGGAACCCATTTACGTGACTTCTTATCCGCGTGCCGTAGGCAATCATAAGGATGCCGGTTGGCGCTTTCCGAAGGGAGCTACCGAAGGACGTTGCGGAGAGGTGAGCCGTATTTATTTCACAAATATCAAGTGTACCAGCGAGAACGGTATTTTTGTAGGCGGGGATACACAAGACAAGGTGAACCATATCTACTTTGAAAACGTAGATCTGCTGTTGCAGAAACGTACTGCCTATGAGGGCGGTATTTATGATAAACGTCCGTGCGTAGGCGAAGGATTTATCCATGATAAGACGTATGGGTTCTATATCGATACGGCATCCGATATCCTGATAGATGATTGTACGGTTACTTGGGGAGATATCCGTCCCGATCAGGCAGCTGAAGGTATTGGACAGAAGGATGTTCGTAATCTGAAAGGTAACTTAAATTCGTCACGAAGATGAGACAATGCATAATTTTTATATTGTATTTACTGTGTACTTTCACCGCCCGTTCCCAGTCCGTATTGACGCCGGAGCAGACAGGGAGTATTTATTATGCTTATCCTGCCCCTCCATCTGTCCATACCCCTGCTCCGGCAGGATACGAGCCTTTCTATATCAGTCACTACGGTCGTCATGGCTCCCGTTGGATGACAGCGGATGAACGTTATACGGAAGTCATCTGTGTTTTTGATTCCCTTTATCAATGTTCTGGGCTTACTCCTCTTGGCATGGATGTCCGTCAGCGTCTGCACAAGGTTTGGGAAGATGCCCGCGGATGTAGTGGAAGTATTACTCCCCTTGGCGAACGTCAACATCGTGAGATAGCTGAACGCATGTATCACAATTTTCCGCAAGTATTCCGGGAAGATGCTTTCGTAGACGCCCGTTCGTCCACTTCTCTGCGTTGTGCTATGAGCATGAGCTATTTTACGGAACGCTTGAAAGAACTGAATCCTGCCTTGCATGTGGAGCGTAGGGCTTACCATCGGTATATGGATTATATAGCTTACACCTCTCCCGAAGGTGAGAAGTTTTCTTCAGAGAAAGCTTCATGGAGACGTGGGTTCAGGGAATTTGAAAAGAAGAATGTTCGTCCCGGACGCCTGATGGCTTCCCTGTTTGTGAAACCTGATGCGATAGCTGATCCGGATGCCATGATGCGCAGCCTCTATTGGATTGCTGCCGATATGCAGAATGTAGAGTTGGATTTGTCTTTCTATGATATCTTTGAATACGAGGAGTTGGTGGGTATTTGGAAGACGGTGAATGCTCGCATGTACGTGTGTAATGCTGCTGCTCCGCTCAATGGCGGTCTGATGCCTCGCTGTGCTGTGCCTTTGTTGCGCAATATTCTGGAAAGTGCGGATGTTGCTATAATGAAAGGTACTCCTGCGGCAGATCTCCGTTTCGGGCATGATACCCACCTCATCCGTCTGCTTGCTTTGATGCAAATAGAAGGATGTAGCAATCAGGAGGCGGATATGGAAAAATTCCATCTTGCCTGGCAAGATTATCGGGTCTCTCCTATGGGAGCCAATCTGCAAATCATTTTCTATCGTGATAAGAAGAATGATATACTGGTGAAATTCCTGTTGAATGAATGTGAAGTGACGCTACCGTTGAAGAATAAAACTGCTCCTTATTATTCATGGAAGGAAGTTAAAACTTTTCTGGCTGGAGTACTGGAGTAGTCGATTCAGCTCCTGTTACTATTGTTGTACCTTTCCGTAAACCACCTGCTTTCCCGCTCCGTAGCGTATCAAAAGCCCGTCGGCAATAAAGCCATTCAGTTCTTTCAGGGCAAGTTTCTTACTGCATCCTGTCAGCCGGCAGTAGTCGGCACGGGTGAGGCAGGGGTATTTTGCCAGATGGCTGTTGATTATTTTTAGGCATTTCTCTGCATCGCGTTCTTCCCTGTTGGGACGGGTAAAGGATTCACCGCGTTCCGGCTTTATTTTCCAATGCACTTCTTTTTTGAACCGGCTACTCGGACGGTAATTGATGTTTTTTAATTTGATGGACTGTGCATGCACGTCCTTTTTATTCATTACAGGAGGTCCCTGCAGGGATACGGAGAAGTAACCCATCTCTCCCATTTCCACAATCCACCCGTCGGCAAGTAAATCTCTCAATTCATCTTGGAAAGACTGCATGGCACCTGCGAGCAGGCTGCGGCTCAAACCTGTGAATTTGTGAACGCGGTCCAGAAATCCTTCCCGACCGATGGTTCCTTTGAAAACTACGCGGGGATGGAGCGGTTGTTGCTCGCCGGTCTGCTGTATGTCGGGAGTTTCGTAAAGGTCGTATTCTAAGCTCATAATTATAATTGTTTTATATAGGCATTCCGATTCATCCTGCTGCCTGTCGGGATGCGGCTCATTCGTTACTTTTATTTCGTTCTACTACAGTATATCTTTCGTTCCACTATGGCGGTTCGCAAAGTATACTATAGTGATTCTTTCGTTTTACTATAGTGGAACGAATTTATGTTAGGCGACAAAGATAATAAGAATAGGCGGAAAAGGAAATAAAAGTGGCAGGACTTGCATAAATTTTTATATTGAACCCTTCCTTTTAGTTGGATGGTTGAACAGTGACTTCCCAGTTAACCCCTAACGGATTATTACAAGTTCTCCATACTAACGCTAACTTAGGATTATCCAGTATCCACATCTCGCATCCTTCCGCGGCATCCTTCACATGAATAAGCGGATAACCTAAAGCCCGTTCGTTACTGTCCAGAACGGAGTACGTCGTTTGATTGTAGACAAGTGTTTGCTGCTCCTTTAGTTGCTTGTAGGCGGAACGGGAAAGGATATAAACAGTTTCCTCCGGAGAGAGCTGTACATGCTTACCATCTTCCGGTTGCAGGAAGCTGAGCCGTGTAGCTTGTTCTACGGATTCGGGTCCCATGGCATAGCTTCCCGATTGCCATTTCAAATTGCGTTCTATTCCCCAATGCAGGTATATGGAATCCTGCTTTTCCTGGAAAGACATTTCGTATTTCCGTGTCTGCCCGTGTAATTTGAATACAAATAGCAATGTGTCGGGAAGAATGCTCTGTGCAAATAGACTTCCGGTGAAGCCCAGACATAGCAAGACGGATAGAATCATATATTTCTTCATAACTTCTCGTTCTCTTC
This window contains:
- a CDS encoding HU family DNA-binding protein, with protein sequence MSLEYDLYETPDIQQTGEQQPLHPRVVFKGTIGREGFLDRVHKFTGLSRSLLAGAMQSFQDELRDLLADGWIVEMGEMGYFSVSLQGPPVMNKKDVHAQSIKLKNINYRPSSRFKKEVHWKIKPERGESFTRPNREERDAEKCLKIINSHLAKYPCLTRADYCRLTGCSKKLALKELNGFIADGLLIRYGAGKQVVYGKVQQ
- a CDS encoding acyltransferase family protein, whose product is MENIQPPISGYPQKKRLLSLDVLRGITVVGMILVNNSGGKLSYDSLQHSAWNGLTLCDLVFPFFLFIMGISTYIALNKFHFQASGPVIRKILKRTLVILCIGWAIHWFHFICEGDFFPLAHLRLTGVLPRIALCYCAVSFVALYVKPKYIGWMIGFLIIGYAVLLGIGNGYTLDSTNILAIIDRNVLGADHLYHKSPIDPEGLTSTLAAIAHTLIGFCCGRIILAKEALEQKTLKLFVAGFILMACGFVLTEALPLNKRIWSPTFVLVTCGLAAMLQAVLIYFIDMKEKKNWCRFFEVFGVNPLFLYVLSEVAAIVIGATGSKPIVYEGIHSLITDPYLASAVYALAFTLLMGACGYPLYKKKIYIKI
- a CDS encoding GH92 family glycosyl hydrolase yields the protein MDDESRLSYIDTRVGTAPSATHTAGLFGKDTEEYGQTLPAVLEPNGMNFWTAQTRDTEQKCIAPYYYADSLLQGFRNSHWIVGGCTQDYGSMTLMPLFGTLRCQPEARSTRFSHAEEMATPAYYRVSLPDENIFAEMTGRSRSAIFRFTYGKAGKGYLVVNPNSDEGQGYICIDTLNNQIYGYNPVHRIYQGWGKPAGYNGHFIVQLQKKLTGYGVFRGDSLSPGVIRIGDAAQIGAYVEFNVAEGEEVLVKAASSFTDRDGVLQNLKAEIPHWDFGQTCTDLRQIWEKHLSAIDVETEQLADKEMFYGAFYRASFLPHTFNDVDGRYPSFANGTPIRQLPEGETYYEDYSMWDTYRALHPMINLLFPTKGGDMMQSLVHKYEQGGWLPIFPCWNSYTAAMIGDHCISAISDAYCKGIRNFDVDKAYEGMRKNAFEVPSNPDEYKNGMGRRALASYLEYGYIPLEDGVPDAFHTKEQVSRTLEYAYDDFALAQMAKALGKTDDYQALIQRAANYRNVIDSRTGYAQGRHADGTFLNDANAFNFARFITEGAPCHYTWYVPQDPYGLMDCMGGKDKYVAKLDSMFSEQRYWHGNEPCHQVAYMFNYAGEPWKTQRAVRHIMETEYLNEPGGLSGNDDAGQMSAWYMFAAMGFYPVCPGTPYCLLASPSFPSFTLNLENGNTFTVKARNASQKNIYIQSATLNGKPYTRNYITHQDIVNGGVMEFVMGDEPNKEWGAGAENCPPEVM
- a CDS encoding histidine-type phosphatase — its product is MRQCIIFILYLLCTFTARSQSVLTPEQTGSIYYAYPAPPSVHTPAPAGYEPFYISHYGRHGSRWMTADERYTEVICVFDSLYQCSGLTPLGMDVRQRLHKVWEDARGCSGSITPLGERQHREIAERMYHNFPQVFREDAFVDARSSTSLRCAMSMSYFTERLKELNPALHVERRAYHRYMDYIAYTSPEGEKFSSEKASWRRGFREFEKKNVRPGRLMASLFVKPDAIADPDAMMRSLYWIAADMQNVELDLSFYDIFEYEELVGIWKTVNARMYVCNAAAPLNGGLMPRCAVPLLRNILESADVAIMKGTPAADLRFGHDTHLIRLLALMQIEGCSNQEADMEKFHLAWQDYRVSPMGANLQIIFYRDKKNDILVKFLLNECEVTLPLKNKTAPYYSWKEVKTFLAGVLE
- a CDS encoding glycoside hydrolase family 28 protein, which gives rise to MRVKAFLFALCCILLLGACGTPKTGGTVYNIMDYGAKGDGVTDDAAAIQTAINQCSKSGGGTVLVPAGRTFMCSPFHLASFVELHLEPNSCLLANPDEAAYTLSAFRDNRGEGMMWIYGQDLKEVSITGTGTIDGNGVSFMGKELEDSYELKPVTDFDPRPHVLTLINIEKTVIRDVTIRNSAYWTVHLIGCNDASIDGISILNNLKIRNGDGIDVDHSKNVRIANCHIESGDDCICLKNRREFEEYGSCEDIVVTNCTMVSRSCAIKIGSENMDKINNVLFNNCIIKNSNRGIGIQNRDEGTVTNVIFSNMIVDCMFYSDVWWGKAEPIYVTSYPRAVGNHKDAGWRFPKGATEGRCGEVSRIYFTNIKCTSENGIFVGGDTQDKVNHIYFENVDLLLQKRTAYEGGIYDKRPCVGEGFIHDKTYGFYIDTASDILIDDCTVTWGDIRPDQAAEGIGQKDVRNLKGNLNSSRR